The following proteins are co-located in the Sulfurospirillum deleyianum DSM 6946 genome:
- a CDS encoding ATP-binding protein translates to MSVKSSFFILAMMTFLVAIGIQSFLWVQEREHVKVMAEGYAKELSEGFKQILALKSEPMKKQSLDYAVWNDLASFAEEPDEEWARDNLEGSTIQFTIDGFYVLNASKKVLFSETKKPFLDNLPTWLNLQFLDASQEHVLHFFLNHEHKVLEFYIAPIRRLDQRITSFDRAKGFVVIVKHWDEAFLKDLGSYGIAKVQLNRLAPLHNDYMIADEIVLRDYRGSIVATLYLHMHNRMSEVLDDYGMKDMQLNLAHTLILMLVFIALIAKYITFPLRDISLSLKQKSKEPLQKYVLQKNEYGEIAQALCDAFETKVAIEEMNLHLEKSIQEEVEKNRLKDRMLFQQSKLAALGEMINNIAHQWRQPLNTISVIINRIFLESQTRKLTPLILEEEIKKLRGIIVHMSSTIDDFKDFFKPDKGKILFYLHACIEESLKITDGGIANHDITFEIECSPDLALYGFKKELSHVFLVLINNAKDAISERRIEKGHIWIRVYEQEHYVIIEVLDNGGGVDKDKLPHLFDPFFTTKEGTKGSGTGLYMAKQIIEQSMQGSIAVSNEAGGLMVSIVLPKDDID, encoded by the coding sequence ATGAGTGTCAAGTCCTCTTTTTTTATTTTGGCAATGATGACCTTTTTGGTCGCTATTGGCATACAATCTTTCTTATGGGTTCAAGAGCGTGAACATGTCAAAGTGATGGCAGAAGGGTATGCGAAAGAGCTGAGCGAAGGGTTTAAGCAGATTCTAGCGCTCAAGTCTGAACCGATGAAAAAACAGTCTTTAGATTATGCCGTTTGGAATGATTTGGCGTCATTTGCTGAGGAGCCTGATGAAGAGTGGGCGAGGGATAATCTTGAAGGCAGTACGATTCAATTTACGATTGATGGGTTTTATGTCTTAAATGCATCCAAAAAGGTACTCTTTAGTGAGACGAAAAAACCCTTTTTAGATAATCTTCCTACATGGTTAAATCTCCAATTTTTAGATGCCAGTCAAGAGCATGTTTTACACTTTTTTCTCAACCATGAGCATAAAGTTCTTGAGTTTTATATTGCCCCAATTCGAAGACTCGATCAGCGCATCACCTCTTTTGATAGAGCCAAAGGGTTTGTGGTGATTGTCAAGCATTGGGATGAGGCTTTTTTAAAGGATTTAGGCTCGTATGGAATTGCTAAGGTACAGCTGAACCGTTTAGCGCCGTTGCATAATGATTATATGATTGCTGATGAGATTGTGCTACGAGATTATAGAGGCTCAATCGTTGCTACGCTCTATTTGCATATGCATAATCGTATGAGTGAGGTGTTAGATGATTATGGGATGAAAGATATGCAGCTTAATCTTGCGCATACGCTGATTCTGATGCTTGTTTTTATCGCTCTTATCGCTAAATACATTACGTTTCCTCTGCGTGATATCTCCCTCTCTTTAAAACAAAAAAGCAAGGAACCTTTACAAAAGTATGTGCTTCAAAAAAATGAGTATGGAGAGATTGCTCAAGCGTTATGTGATGCGTTTGAAACCAAAGTCGCCATAGAAGAGATGAATCTTCATTTAGAAAAGAGCATTCAAGAGGAAGTTGAAAAAAACCGTTTGAAAGACAGGATGCTCTTTCAACAGTCCAAACTAGCAGCCCTAGGTGAAATGATTAATAATATTGCTCATCAATGGAGGCAACCGCTTAATACCATTAGTGTGATTATTAACCGCATCTTTTTAGAGAGCCAAACCAGAAAATTAACTCCTTTGATTTTGGAAGAGGAGATTAAAAAATTGCGGGGGATTATTGTGCATATGTCCTCAACGATTGATGATTTTAAGGATTTTTTTAAACCCGATAAAGGCAAGATACTCTTTTATTTGCACGCATGTATTGAGGAGAGTTTGAAGATAACAGATGGTGGCATTGCGAACCATGATATCACTTTTGAGATTGAGTGTTCCCCTGATTTGGCACTCTATGGGTTTAAAAAAGAGCTCTCTCATGTCTTTTTAGTTTTGATTAATAATGCCAAAGATGCTATTTCGGAGCGTCGTATTGAAAAAGGGCACATTTGGATACGTGTGTATGAGCAAGAGCATTATGTGATTATTGAGGTATTAGATAATGGGGGTGGTGTGGATAAAGATAAACTTCCTCATCTTTTTGATCCTTTCTTTACGACTAAAGAGGGCACAAAAGGGAGTGGGACAGGTTTGTATATGGCAAAACAGATTATTGAGCAGAGTATGCAAGGTTCTATCGCTGTCAGTAACGAAGCGGGTGGCTTGATGGTGAGCATTGTTTTGCCAAAGGATGATATTGATTAA
- a CDS encoding efflux transporter outer membrane subunit, protein MQKYSMVLIPLLFAGCMSMAPEYIRPNAPIPSSFDVNTSVQKSTLQDLAWEAFVREPSLQAVVAQALENSRNLKKAVANIEMARATYRVSKSAQFPSIDASATGSKARTISGESTAISESSSATVGLSSYELDFFGKVKSQSEASLQTYKGVEEAEKTVRIALIAETMNAWLNYAADKTLLTLAEQTKESAKRSLDVVQKRVDLGVDTKVSLFNAQSVYEQARADVANYTTQVAQDRSALELLVGAKVADVHLPKGLEEGAHAWLLDVPVGLSSGVLLNRPDVKEAEYNLKSANANIGVARAAYFPSITLTTKGGVGTNTLTGLFDGGTSKIWSFAPTVTLPIFDMGERDANLEYAKAKRELYLASYEATIQTAFSEVQSALSRRSTIFEQYEAQKALVEANAKSYAIYDARYQQGVDTYLNTLLSQRSFYSSQKTLINVRLEELANRVTLYRVLGGGIEQKSE, encoded by the coding sequence ATGCAAAAATACAGTATGGTTTTAATCCCACTCCTTTTTGCGGGATGTATGAGTATGGCACCAGAATATATACGTCCCAATGCGCCTATCCCTTCAAGCTTTGATGTGAATACGTCAGTGCAAAAAAGCACGCTTCAGGATTTGGCATGGGAAGCGTTTGTGCGTGAGCCTTCTTTACAAGCGGTGGTTGCACAGGCGTTAGAAAATAGCCGAAATCTCAAAAAAGCAGTCGCCAATATAGAGATGGCACGAGCGACGTACCGTGTCAGTAAAAGTGCGCAGTTTCCAAGCATTGACGCTTCTGCCACAGGTTCAAAAGCTCGTACTATTTCAGGAGAGAGTACAGCGATTTCGGAGAGTTCCTCCGCAACCGTGGGGTTAAGCAGTTATGAGTTGGATTTTTTTGGCAAAGTGAAAAGCCAAAGTGAAGCCTCCTTACAAACCTACAAAGGGGTAGAAGAGGCCGAAAAAACGGTACGCATAGCCCTTATTGCCGAGACGATGAATGCGTGGCTGAATTACGCTGCTGATAAAACGCTCTTAACTTTGGCAGAGCAAACCAAAGAGAGTGCTAAGCGCTCGTTAGACGTGGTGCAAAAACGGGTGGATTTGGGCGTGGATACTAAAGTCTCCCTTTTTAATGCCCAAAGTGTTTACGAACAAGCCAGAGCGGATGTGGCAAACTACACGACTCAGGTGGCACAAGATAGAAGTGCCTTAGAGCTTTTAGTGGGCGCAAAAGTAGCGGATGTTCATTTGCCAAAAGGCTTAGAAGAGGGCGCTCACGCATGGCTTTTGGATGTTCCCGTGGGACTCTCTTCAGGGGTATTGTTGAACCGTCCTGATGTTAAAGAAGCAGAGTATAACCTCAAATCTGCCAATGCCAACATCGGTGTGGCACGAGCGGCGTATTTTCCTTCCATTACATTAACCACCAAAGGGGGTGTGGGAACCAACACTTTAACAGGGCTTTTTGATGGAGGAACGTCTAAAATTTGGTCGTTTGCTCCTACCGTGACGCTTCCGATTTTTGATATGGGAGAGCGGGATGCGAATCTGGAGTATGCCAAAGCCAAAAGAGAGCTTTATCTAGCGAGTTATGAAGCCACCATACAAACGGCGTTTAGTGAGGTGCAAAGCGCACTTTCACGTCGCTCAACCATTTTTGAGCAGTATGAGGCTCAGAAAGCTTTGGTGGAAGCCAATGCAAAGAGTTACGCCATTTATGACGCACGCTATCAACAAGGGGTCGATACGTATCTAAATACGCTTCTTTCTCAGCGTTCGTTTTATAGTTCACAAAAAACGCTTATTAATGTCAGGCTTGAAGAACTTGCCAATCGTGTGACCCTGTATCGTGTTTTAGGCGGTGGAATCGAGCAAAAAAGCGAATAA
- the queC gene encoding 7-cyano-7-deazaguanine synthase QueC yields the protein MSKALVVFSGGQDSTTCLGWAKNRFEYVESITFDYGQKHKVEIAQAQKIASLLHVKNTLLSLDAFSQLNDSALIDSTQDIGAHHRVHTNLPASFVPNRNAIFFTLAHAFAQKQGIEHIIIGVNQTDYSGYPDCREPFVKALELALNLGSEANITFHYPLMHLTKAETFLLSKEEGVLDLVLNESHTCYNGEHSEKHTWGYGCGECPACVLRKQGWEAYEKGI from the coding sequence ATGAGTAAGGCATTGGTTGTTTTTAGCGGTGGACAAGATAGCACGACCTGTCTGGGATGGGCGAAGAATCGTTTTGAGTATGTGGAGAGCATTACGTTTGATTATGGGCAAAAACATAAAGTAGAAATTGCTCAAGCACAAAAGATTGCTTCGCTTTTACATGTAAAAAACACGCTGTTAAGTTTAGATGCGTTTTCACAGCTTAATGATTCTGCCTTGATTGATAGCACACAAGATATTGGTGCACACCACAGAGTACACACCAATCTTCCAGCTTCTTTCGTGCCCAATCGCAATGCCATTTTTTTTACCCTCGCTCATGCGTTTGCACAAAAGCAGGGGATTGAGCATATTATTATTGGGGTGAATCAGACTGATTACTCAGGTTATCCTGATTGTAGGGAACCGTTTGTGAAAGCCTTAGAACTTGCGCTAAATTTAGGAAGTGAAGCGAACATTACGTTTCATTATCCGCTTATGCACTTAACCAAAGCGGAAACATTTTTACTTTCAAAAGAAGAGGGCGTTTTGGATTTGGTGCTTAATGAGTCGCATACGTGTTATAATGGTGAACATAGTGAGAAACACACGTGGGGATATGGATGTGGCGAGTGCCCCGCATGCGTGTTGCGTAAACAAGGCTGGGAAGCTTACGAAAAGGGCATCTGA
- a CDS encoding UDP-2,3-diacylglucosamine diphosphatase, producing MSEVSHEAEVLSFRSIFISDVHLGTRFCQAEALLEFLRRNECEHLFLVGDIIDGWAIKRKMKWAQSHSDVIQKVLRKARKGTKVTYITGNHDDFLRSFLPLALGDSIEIKDECAYVSLKNERYYITHGDFFDSVTMTKRWLALLGDVGYDMLLHVNQVLTWCRKKLRYQSHWSLSKYVKDHVKSSVSFITDFESILSEHARRNHYDGVICGHIHKAEMREIEGIKYLNCGDWVESCSAIVETYEGEFKIISCLEH from the coding sequence ATGAGTGAGGTAAGCCACGAAGCAGAGGTGCTCTCGTTTCGATCTATTTTTATCTCCGATGTACATTTGGGTACACGCTTTTGCCAAGCCGAAGCGTTGTTGGAGTTTTTAAGACGCAATGAGTGTGAGCACCTCTTTTTAGTGGGGGATATTATTGATGGGTGGGCGATTAAGCGTAAGATGAAATGGGCGCAATCGCACTCCGATGTGATTCAAAAAGTGCTAAGAAAAGCTCGAAAAGGCACCAAAGTCACGTACATTACGGGCAATCACGATGATTTTTTACGCTCCTTTTTGCCTTTAGCACTGGGTGATTCCATTGAAATTAAAGATGAGTGTGCGTATGTGAGTCTTAAGAATGAGCGGTATTACATCACGCATGGGGATTTTTTTGACAGTGTGACCATGACCAAACGCTGGTTAGCCCTTTTGGGAGATGTTGGGTATGACATGCTTTTACATGTAAACCAAGTTTTAACGTGGTGTCGCAAAAAGCTTCGTTACCAAAGTCATTGGTCGCTCTCCAAGTATGTCAAAGACCATGTGAAAAGCTCGGTGTCGTTCATCACCGATTTTGAGTCGATTTTGAGTGAACATGCCAGACGCAACCACTACGATGGGGTGATTTGTGGGCATATTCATAAAGCGGAGATGCGAGAGATTGAGGGAATCAAGTACCTCAACTGTGGCGATTGGGTGGAGTCGTGCAGTGCGATTGTCGAGACCTATGAAGGGGAGTTTAAAATTATTTCATGTCTGGAACACTAA
- the dut gene encoding dUTPase has translation MTSRDYLTQMFALQQKLNDETNGIGWENGYTKNNRMINWKRCIYMECAELIDSFSWKHWKSINKATDWDNVTVEIVDIWHFVMSLLLEDYKTNGKGDLEKLVHDILDVQGFEAFTKEPLSPASADPMELINDIESIIHDMTGFEVDFFDGLLREYFALSRKCGINLKILYKFYVAKNVLNQFRQDHGYKEGYYKKVWNGKEDNEVMLSLLSGENAPSIETLYKKLEGAYAKA, from the coding sequence ATGACTAGTAGAGATTATTTAACGCAAATGTTTGCGTTGCAACAAAAACTCAACGACGAGACCAATGGAATCGGTTGGGAAAATGGCTATACCAAAAATAACCGCATGATTAACTGGAAGCGATGTATTTACATGGAGTGCGCGGAGCTCATTGATAGTTTTAGTTGGAAACATTGGAAGAGCATTAACAAAGCGACAGACTGGGACAATGTAACGGTTGAGATTGTCGATATTTGGCATTTTGTGATGAGTTTGTTATTGGAAGATTATAAAACCAATGGCAAGGGTGATTTGGAAAAATTGGTGCATGATATTTTAGATGTACAAGGCTTTGAAGCCTTCACCAAAGAGCCACTTTCTCCCGCATCAGCTGATCCGATGGAGCTTATTAATGACATTGAGAGCATTATTCACGATATGACAGGCTTTGAAGTGGACTTTTTTGATGGGCTTTTAAGAGAGTATTTTGCGCTTTCTCGCAAATGTGGCATTAACCTCAAAATTTTGTATAAATTTTACGTGGCGAAAAATGTCCTGAATCAATTTAGACAAGACCACGGTTACAAAGAGGGTTACTATAAAAAAGTGTGGAATGGCAAAGAGGATAATGAAGTAATGCTTTCACTCCTTTCAGGCGAAAATGCACCGAGCATTGAGACACTCTATAAAAAACTTGAGGGTGCTTACGCTAAGGCATAA
- a CDS encoding 6-carboxytetrahydropterin synthase, whose protein sequence is MLWQISKEFDFCYGHRVWSQQLDSEFSLTGCLACRHLHGHQGKIVVYLQSNELKNGMVTDFHHLNWFKQFLDATLDHKFIIDIHDPLFETLLPHFADKQNLLSHEAGYQTPDLSKVAHEAMHLIEMYEGYIIVDFVPTSENISTWLLEIIQKKMSRLGVKVSHVEFLETPKSRSIVYNQK, encoded by the coding sequence ATGTTATGGCAAATCAGTAAAGAGTTCGATTTTTGTTACGGACATCGTGTCTGGTCGCAACAACTCGACTCCGAATTTTCCCTCACAGGCTGTTTAGCGTGCCGTCATCTGCACGGACATCAAGGTAAAATTGTCGTTTATTTACAGAGTAATGAACTTAAAAACGGTATGGTCACAGACTTTCACCATCTTAATTGGTTCAAACAATTTTTAGACGCAACGCTCGATCACAAATTTATCATTGACATCCATGACCCACTCTTTGAAACGCTTTTACCGCACTTTGCGGATAAACAAAATCTCCTAAGCCACGAAGCAGGCTATCAAACGCCTGATTTAAGCAAAGTGGCGCATGAAGCGATGCATCTCATCGAAATGTATGAAGGGTATATTATCGTCGATTTTGTCCCTACGAGTGAAAATATCTCGACATGGCTTTTGGAAATCATCCAGAAAAAAATGAGTCGTTTGGGAGTCAAAGTATCGCATGTGGAGTTTTTAGAAACTCCCAAAAGCAGAAGTATCGTCTACAATCAAAAGTAG
- a CDS encoding patatin-like phospholipase family protein, protein MSGTLKISLALSGGAARGAFHLGVIAACERHGIEIGAISGTSIGAVIATGVGSGVSAFDMIRLFKSEAFRKVIGFNYFQKGLFRIDEKASILKEICPISSLEEMRIPTFINCVDLHTGEIMRFHKGDAIKLAIASSALIPLFRPIAYHKHLLIDGGFMDNLPISPLLDYAYPIVSVNLHPLHVKEKHTLISMIKRSLFLLFMASSSLQISKSDLYITDPKLSSFGLFTFSELMRCFELGYARGSESLLTFMAQKSII, encoded by the coding sequence ATGTCTGGAACACTAAAGATTTCCCTCGCTCTCTCAGGCGGTGCAGCAAGGGGAGCGTTTCATTTAGGGGTCATTGCGGCGTGTGAGCGTCATGGCATTGAGATAGGCGCTATTTCAGGAACGAGCATTGGCGCAGTCATTGCCACAGGTGTGGGCTCAGGCGTGAGTGCGTTTGATATGATACGTCTCTTTAAGAGTGAGGCGTTTCGCAAGGTCATAGGGTTTAACTATTTTCAAAAAGGGCTTTTTCGCATTGACGAAAAAGCTTCTATTTTAAAAGAGATTTGCCCTATCTCTTCTTTGGAGGAGATGCGCATTCCCACGTTCATCAACTGCGTGGATTTGCACACGGGAGAGATTATGCGTTTTCATAAGGGTGATGCCATAAAACTTGCCATTGCCAGTTCTGCGCTCATTCCTCTTTTTCGCCCCATCGCCTATCACAAACACTTGCTGATTGATGGGGGATTTATGGATAATTTACCCATTTCACCGTTGTTAGACTACGCTTATCCCATCGTCAGTGTCAATCTTCACCCTTTACATGTAAAGGAGAAACACACCCTTATATCTATGATCAAACGCTCACTCTTTTTGCTCTTTATGGCATCTTCTTCGCTTCAAATTTCCAAGAGTGACCTTTACATTACTGATCCTAAACTCTCTTCGTTTGGATTGTTTACTTTTAGTGAACTCATGCGCTGTTTTGAGCTAGGATACGCAAGAGGGAGTGAATCTCTTTTGACTTTTATGGCGCAAAAAAGTATAATCTAG
- a CDS encoding 7-carboxy-7-deazaguanine synthase QueE gives MLKVVEMFYSIQGEGTQVGVPSIFIRLYGCNLSCSFCDEELHKGAYEELSFDAVLERIKAYPSMNVIITGGEPSIYDLNGFIDFLQAHMYAVSVETNGYNFSNIASANWITYSPKDWNHIAKHGYDEVKFIVSKDSDVSKLLDFKSYKPLFIQPQNNAHTPNQENLAFCIAFVKANPRFILSVQLHKFLGVE, from the coding sequence ATGTTAAAAGTTGTCGAGATGTTTTATTCCATTCAAGGTGAGGGAACGCAAGTGGGGGTTCCTTCTATTTTTATTCGTCTTTATGGGTGCAATTTGAGCTGTTCCTTTTGTGATGAGGAGCTTCATAAGGGTGCGTATGAGGAGCTTTCATTTGATGCGGTGTTAGAGCGCATTAAGGCGTATCCTTCGATGAATGTGATTATCACAGGGGGTGAGCCTAGCATTTATGATCTCAATGGTTTTATTGACTTTTTACAAGCGCATATGTACGCGGTATCGGTGGAAACCAATGGTTATAATTTTTCAAATATCGCCAGTGCCAACTGGATAACGTATAGCCCTAAAGATTGGAATCACATTGCAAAACATGGATATGATGAGGTGAAGTTTATCGTCTCTAAAGATTCAGATGTTTCTAAATTGCTTGATTTTAAAAGTTACAAGCCTCTGTTTATTCAGCCACAAAACAATGCGCACACGCCCAATCAAGAAAATTTAGCCTTTTGCATTGCGTTTGTTAAAGCCAACCCTCGTTTTATTTTGAGTGTGCAACTGCACAAGTTTTTAGGAGTAGAGTAA
- a CDS encoding PhoH family protein: protein MSVNKVYVLDTNIILHNTNFIKELCDGGNNIIVIPETVLIELEDFKKNFSELGYQARSFARMLASCAVEEVDSGELFRVVKMRYDDDIAIHLFSKTLYTSDIDSQFINESNDKRILEVASGAQTYYPDYKVIFLSLDVYARMFGLFYNVTVESLREDRSDVPEFEFVKQLPMDSALFNTLDKKLISEFDPEHKSGNYCYEFVSPDGNSAHAIISPAGIIYMLNEELDFRGLEVKPINLKQKFFMKALLSNMYDIHVIDARAGSGKTLMAFVAAMRLVSKGSYEKIVYVRNSIESVDKGADVGYLSGNDEKFRIYNMALYDTLEFIAKKKMKKRENTQEPQVAIEKKVQELMSKYNIEKLWPGEARGRTLSNAIVILDEWQNSSNNTTQLILSRLDNNCKAIVIGSNRQIDNMYLNRFNNGLTSLLKQTKKEQTHISLFAIELDKSVRGKFSHFADDIFGESLKNA from the coding sequence ATGTCAGTCAATAAAGTTTATGTGCTCGATACCAACATAATCTTGCACAACACCAATTTTATCAAAGAGCTGTGCGATGGTGGCAACAACATCATTGTTATTCCAGAGACGGTGCTTATCGAGCTGGAGGATTTTAAAAAGAACTTTAGTGAGCTAGGCTATCAAGCCCGAAGTTTTGCGAGAATGCTTGCCTCATGTGCCGTAGAAGAGGTCGATAGCGGGGAGCTTTTCCGTGTGGTCAAGATGCGTTATGATGATGACATCGCCATTCACCTCTTCTCTAAAACCCTCTACACCTCCGACATTGACTCTCAGTTTATCAACGAATCCAACGATAAACGCATTTTAGAGGTTGCTTCAGGAGCACAAACCTACTACCCAGATTACAAAGTCATTTTTCTCTCTTTGGATGTGTATGCCCGTATGTTTGGGCTTTTTTACAATGTCACGGTGGAGTCCTTAAGAGAAGATAGAAGCGATGTGCCTGAGTTTGAGTTTGTCAAACAACTCCCCATGGACTCAGCTCTCTTTAACACCCTGGATAAAAAACTTATCAGCGAATTTGACCCTGAGCATAAGAGTGGTAACTACTGTTATGAGTTTGTCAGTCCTGATGGCAACAGCGCTCATGCGATTATCTCGCCTGCTGGGATTATTTATATGCTGAATGAAGAGCTGGATTTTAGAGGTTTGGAGGTTAAACCTATCAACCTTAAGCAGAAGTTTTTTATGAAGGCACTGCTTTCAAACATGTATGATATTCATGTCATTGACGCAAGGGCTGGAAGTGGAAAAACCTTGATGGCATTTGTGGCGGCGATGCGCTTAGTCAGCAAAGGCAGTTACGAAAAAATTGTCTATGTACGCAACTCCATTGAAAGTGTCGATAAGGGTGCGGATGTAGGGTATCTCTCAGGCAACGATGAGAAGTTTCGTATTTATAACATGGCACTTTATGACACCTTAGAGTTTATTGCCAAAAAGAAGATGAAAAAAAGGGAAAATACCCAAGAACCGCAAGTGGCGATTGAGAAGAAAGTGCAAGAGCTTATGAGCAAATACAACATTGAAAAGCTCTGGCCAGGCGAGGCAAGGGGTCGAACGCTTTCTAATGCCATTGTGATTTTAGATGAGTGGCAAAACAGCTCTAACAACACTACCCAGCTCATTTTATCAAGGCTGGATAACAACTGTAAAGCCATCGTCATTGGCTCAAACCGTCAAATTGACAACATGTACCTAAATCGTTTTAACAATGGTTTGACTTCGCTTTTGAAACAGACGAAAAAAGAGCAGACGCACATTTCTCTCTTTGCGATTGAACTGGACAAATCGGTGCGGGGTAAGTTTTCACACTTTGCCGATGATATTTTTGGGGAGAGTTTGAAAAACGCATGA